In a single window of the Osmerus eperlanus chromosome 2, fOsmEpe2.1, whole genome shotgun sequence genome:
- the gosr2 gene encoding Golgi SNAP receptor complex member 2: METLYHQTNKQIQEVQSYMGRLESTDRQSVHLLENELQARIDQIFSHLERLEILASKEPPNRRQNAKLRVDQLKYDVQHLQTALRNFQHRRYSREAQDRDREELMSRTFTTNDADTSIPIDETLQFNSSLHDAHRGMDDLLGSGGSILGGLRDQRGTLKGTHKKMLDVANMLGLSNTVMRLIEKRATQDKFVMVGGMLITCVLMFLVVRYLG; encoded by the exons ATGGAGACATTGTATCATCAGACGAACAA GCAAATCCAAGAGGTGCAATCCTACATGGGGCGCCTGGAGTCAACAGATCGTCAGTCTGTCCACT TGTTGGAGAATGAGCTGCAAGCCAGAATTGATCAGATTTTCAGTCATTTGGAGCGTCTGGAGATCCTGGCCAGCAAGGAACCACCTAACCGCCGCCAAAATGCTAAACT ACGGGTGGACCAGCTCAAGTACGACGTCCAGCACCTCCAGACAGCCCTGAGGAACTTCCAGCACCGGCGCTATTCCAGAGAGGCccaggacagagacagggaggaactCATGAGTCGCACCTTCACAACCAAT GATGCAGACACCTCTATACCCATAGATGAGACACTCCAGTTCAACTCCAGCCTCCATGACGCACACAGAGGCATGGATGACCTCCTGGGCAGTGGCGGTAGCATCCTTGGTGGCCTGAGGGACCAGAGGGGCAcactaaag GGGACTCATAAGAAGATGCTGGATGTGGCTAACATGCTGGGCCTGTCCAACACAGTGATGAGGCTGATTGAGAAGAGGGCAACCCAGGATAAGTTTGTCATGGTGGGAGGCATGCTGATCACCTGTGTGCTCATGTTCCTGGTGGTCAGGTACCTGGGCTGA